Part of the Streptomyces sp. NBC_01353 genome, TGTCAGCCGGTACCCGATGCCCGGGTTCGACTTCAGCACCGCCTCGTCGCTGCCCCAGTCGTCGTGCGCCGTGCAGTCCGGCCGACACTCGTCGACGTGCGGGTCCGCAGACCACTCCATGTACGACAGCGACGAATCTGGGATCCCCGTCTCGATGGCGGCCAGCGCACGGCGGCGCAGACGGCCGAGCTGGACTGACGGAGAGCCGATGCCGGCGCTGCCCGCGTACCAGATCTGAGGATCCTTCACGGCCGCCATGGTGGGCAGCAGCGCGTCCATCTCGTTGTCGCCGAGGATCATGTCCTCGTCCATGATGTTGCAGTGCCCGGTGAAGCCGCGGCCTGAGCCCTTCGACCGGGCGATGAACCGCAGCAGCTGCCCGTTGTGGAGCTCGATACCTTCCTCGCCGACGGTCTGCCGGTACGTCTTCACGCGTTTGTGCAGGTCAGGGGTCTGCCGGATCAGTCGCTCGATCCGCTTGAATGCGTTCTTCGCCGTCTTGAACTCGTGCGCCGAGTGAAGGATCAACTCCTCGCCACCGATGAACAGGCCCCAGAGCTCGCGGGCCTCGATGATTCCGCCCTTGCCGTTCTGGCGGGGGACGTTGAACGCGACCTCGAAGGAGGCCCAGCTGCCGTCCGGCTTCTCGCCCATGCCAACCCGAAGGATGTGCTGCTGCCATGGGTCGAGGTGCAGACCGGCCCGCTCCGCCAGGTCGATGGCCTCCTGGCCAGCGGTCGACACGGCGAGCGGCGCGGTCTGGATCGGCGGCGCCTGCCAGCCGTACAGCGCGTCGCTGCTACTGCCCTGCGGCCCGCCGCTGGGCTTCGGCGCGACGCTCCTCTCGCTTGCGAGCGATGTCATCGACGCTGTCCCCCT contains:
- a CDS encoding terminase gives rise to the protein MTSLASERSVAPKPSGGPQGSSSDALYGWQAPPIQTAPLAVSTAGQEAIDLAERAGLHLDPWQQHILRVGMGEKPDGSWASFEVAFNVPRQNGKGGIIEARELWGLFIGGEELILHSAHEFKTAKNAFKRIERLIRQTPDLHKRVKTYRQTVGEEGIELHNGQLLRFIARSKGSGRGFTGHCNIMDEDMILGDNEMDALLPTMAAVKDPQIWYAGSAGIGSPSVQLGRLRRRALAAIETGIPDSSLSYMEWSADPHVDECRPDCTAHDDWGSDEAVLKSNPGIGYRLTLEKVARERATLSKAGYMRERLGVGDYPADGTDTWQVIGEDAWRALADPKATTKGPYSFAIDATPERTHAAIAVAGPWRGGAHVEVPEHRPGMGWVVQRAKELHRKWRPRCWVVDEGGPAGSLIPELETALSEVEQELTGNPEARVEVVKPKARQIAQGCGQFYDAVADQTLSHLDPPPLAVALAGAQKRPLGEAWAWARRNVGVDISPLVAATFAKWGLGVEVEETADPLDNIW